The Pseudodesulfovibrio sp. JC047 genome contains the following window.
CCCATTACTGGAACATGGGATTCGCCCTAAACAAGGGAGATGTGACCCAGGACACGGAAGCCATGGAGACCATGGAGATCCTCGGAAAAAACATGGCGTGGCTGATGAAAAAACTTGCGTAGAACATCACAGAGACAGCTCCACAAGAAAAGGGCCTTCACATTCGTGGGGACGCTTTTACTGTGGACAGACAAGACAGATTTATATGGGAAGTGTCACGACAACACTGGTTTGTCCGGAGACATGTGTTTCCACGACAATATCTCCGCCATGAGTCCGGGCGATAAGTCGAGCCGAATACGTCCCAAGGCCTGATCCACCGGGCGTGTTGGCGGTCGAATATTTGTCAAAAAAGATATCACGAAGCGCAGAAGCGACCTCGCCCTGATTTCGAATGATTAACGAGAGCACATCTGTTTTTTTGAGGACGATGGACACTGACCCTGACTCGGGAGAAGCCTGCAAGGCGTTGACCACAAGATTCGATATCATTGAACGGCACAATTCCTTATCGACCGTCGCCATAAATGAATCGGCCCGACCATTGGGTTGAACTTCAATCCCCACACTGATCCCCTTGCCCCGAATCTGTGGCATGGCCTCGGCCTTGATACGCTCCAGCATTCGCAACAGATCGACCTTGGTTTTGGTCAGCACATAGGTCCCCCGCTCCATCTTGTACAGATCAAGTGACCTGTTGATAAGCTGAAGCATGGTTTCACCTGCATCGGCAATGGTATCGAGCATGGCGTCCTGATCGTCATTCAATTCCCCCAGCCGCCGAATCTCTCCGGGAAGACCGATCACCGCACCCAATGGGGTTTTGAGGTCATGCCGTGCCATACGCTCAACGTCTTCACGCAGGGCTTCGGCCAGCTTCCGATCTGTAATATCACGACCAACGCCCTGAATACCGAGCTTGTCCCCGTCCTCATTCAAGAGCACGCCTAAATGACACTCCAACCACACAGTGGAACCATCAGCACACAAGAACTCCAATGCCTCAGTGGCAGAGGGCGGTTGCTCAGGATTTTCCGCCTGTTCTTCCAAAACACGCAAGATTTCACTGAACCGCATTCGTGAAACGGGTGTCAAAAATTCATCAAGAAAACGCCCCAACACATCATACCGTTTATACCCACGAACCATTTCGTCCGACGGGCTGATGTAGGTAAAACGGAGATCGGCATCCAACCCCCAGATCACATCCGTGACATTTTCGGCCAACAGTCGATACTGCTTTTCCCGCTGACGCAATGCCTCTTCCATAAGCTTGCGGTCCGTGATGTCCGTCCCGATACACAACAATCCGACCATGGTATTGTTCCCTGCCAAGACCGAATCATTGGCCCAGGAAACCCAGACGATCTCCCCATTCTTCCGAATATTCATCATCTCGTTGAAAGGATGGGCCGCCGGATTCTTGAGCAA
Protein-coding sequences here:
- a CDS encoding PAS domain S-box protein, which encodes MLKRVVYLIPLIAGLVVAAIVFFGYGADRDNHVEKSRAEVLHVMTDVAARLENALDAKLHLITALRSSIQANPDMQPELFQTLARRLLVHEGSVRSVWLARDNVVTHVYPAIDADHAMGRQLFSSGPVQARGLAMRAQGTGAVQILVPDQDNKSIVDIMFFAPVLVTSSDGESRYWGQVVICLDLRSFYSRVGLFDTLHGILLALRKPEVPPSKEMILAGSAIVFDMVPLIQTISVPAGVWELAAVPQGGWSSSPLKVYILVGGGIGILLVPASLWAVLVMILGRLADREKYRNLVQRAKSIILRIDMAGEIVFSNEYAEQFYGYESGELIGKPLIGTLIPKKDMEGQSMKRYLGRLLKNPAAHPFNEMMNIRKNGEIVWVSWANDSVLAGNNTMVGLLCIGTDITDRKLMEEALRQREKQYRLLAENVTDVIWGLDADLRFTYISPSDEMVRGYKRYDVLGRFLDEFLTPVSRMRFSEILRVLEEQAENPEQPPSATEALEFLCADGSTVWLECHLGVLLNEDGDKLGIQGVGRDITDRKLAEALREDVERMARHDLKTPLGAVIGLPGEIRRLGELNDDQDAMLDTIADAGETMLQLINRSLDLYKMERGTYVLTKTKVDLLRMLERIKAEAMPQIRGKGISVGIEVQPNGRADSFMATVDKELCRSMISNLVVNALQASPESGSVSIVLKKTDVLSLIIRNQGEVASALRDIFFDKYSTANTPGGSGLGTYSARLIARTHGGDIVVETHVSGQTSVVVTLPI